A DNA window from Hemitrygon akajei unplaced genomic scaffold, sHemAka1.3 Scf000109, whole genome shotgun sequence contains the following coding sequences:
- the LOC140723331 gene encoding uncharacterized protein, which translates to MAHQRVHTGEKSFTCSDCGKRFTHSSTLQSHQRVHTGEKPFTCSDCGKRFTHSSTLQSHQRVHTGEKPFTCSVCGKRFTQSSQLQSHQRVHTGEKPFTCSECGKGFTHSSTLQSHQRVHTGEKPFICSECGKGFTDSSSLQRHQRVHTGKKPFTCSECGKGFIDSSSLQRHQRVHTGEKPFTCSDCGKRFTHSSTLLSHQRFHTGERPFTCSICGERFTRSSDLQSHQRVHTGEKLFTCSVCGKGFTQSSTLQSHQRFHTGERPFTCSECGKRFTQSSTLQRHQRVHTGEKPFNCSECGKQFTLSSHLVEHQRVHTGERPFTCSECGKRFTHSSNLQTHQRVHTGEKPFTCSECGKNFTRSSSLQRHQRVHTGEKPFICS; encoded by the coding sequence atggctcatcagcgagttcacactggggaaaagtcattcacctgctcagattgtgggaagagattcactcattcatccaccctacagagtcaccagcgagttcacactggggagaagccgttcacctgctcagattgtgggaagagattcactcattcatccaccctacagagccaccagcgagttcacactggggagaagccgttcacttgctcagtctgtgggaagagattcactcagtcatctcaactacagagtcatcagcgagttcacactggggagaagccattcacctgctcagaatgtgggaagggattcactcattcatccaccctacagagtcatcagcgagttcacactggggagaagccgttcatctgctcagaatgtgggaagggattcactgattcatccagcctacagagacatcagcgagttcacactgggaaaaagccgttcacttgctcagaatgtgggaagggattcattgattcatccagcctacagagacatcagcgagttcacactggggagaagccattcacctgctcagactgtgggaagagattcactcattcatccaccctactgagtcaccagcgatttcacactggggagaggccgttcacctgttcaatctgtggggagagattcactcggtcatccgacctacagagtcaccaacgagttcacactggggagaagctgttcacttgctcagtctgtgggaagggattcactcagtcatccacactacagagtcaccagcgttttcacactggtgagaggccgttcacctgctcagaatgtgggaagagattcactcaatcttccaccctacagagacatcagagaGTTCATACCGGTGAGAagccgttcaactgctcagaatgtgggaaacagttcactctgtcatcccacctagtggaacaccagcgagttcacactggggagaggcctttcacctgctcagaatgtgggaagagattcactcactcatccaacctacagactcatcagcgagttcacactggggagaagccgttcacctgctcagaatgtgggaagaatttcACTCGCTCTTCctccctacagagacatcagcgagttcacactggggagaagccgttcatctgttCATAa